CTCACATGTCCCGCATGAGACGCTCTACGAGTCTCGTGCGTTGTCGCATCTGGGATCGGCGATCGGAGTCTGGGGATGACATCGGCCCTGCCTCCAGGCCGGGATGACATGGCAAGGAATTTCATGGCGATGGTGTGGCCTGCGCCGGCAGAGCGACCAACGGCCCTGGTGTCAGGACTGGCGATGGCACCCGTCACCAAGAAGTGGTCCGCAAGCCCGATAGACGATCCCAGGGGTCCCGAATGGGAACCGTGATGAGTCTTGGGACGGGTCACGGCTGACTGATGCAAGACAAGCTTGTCGGTCGATGGCGTTGCCGGCGACCGACGTCTCAGGCGCCATTGAGCTGGCTTCACCTCCAGCTGCTCCCTCCTGAACCCGTCTCCGGTTCCGTCTGCCTCCTCTCGCGTTGGTCTCATTAAAAGTCCCGTAACTGGTCCAGGGCGAGACTCCTGCTTCGCGAGTGCGTCTCGCTCTGGCCAAGGCCTGGGGCATGCAACACAAAACCCCTGGAAGGCGTGCCCGCTCGCCATCCAGGGGTCTGAAGGTGATGAAGCGACCAGCGGGAAGCTCAGGTGGGCGTCTGCATCCCCTGGATCAGGTAATCGAAGTAGGGGGCGGCCATGGCGGCTTCTTCGGTTCCCAGCAGCGACAAAGCGGCGTCCTTGAGGGTGCGCATCGCTTCCACCATGCCGGGCATCGGCACGCCGAGGCTGTTGTACATCTCCCGGGCACCCACCAGACCGATCTCCTGGATCTGCTCGGTGCTTCCGGCCAGCACGCCATAGGTCACCAGCCTGAGGTACCAGCTGTAGTCCCGCAGGCACTGGGCCCGCTGCTTCTGGCCATAGGCGTTGCCACCCGGCGCCACGTAGTCCGGCTTGCGGCTGAACAGCTGTTTGGCTGCTTCATCAATGATCTTCTTCTCGTTGTCGGTCAGCACCCGAACCACGGAGAGGCGTTGGGCCCCACCGCTGAGATAGTCCACCATCGAGCGCAGCTCACCGCCGCTCGGGTAGCGGAGCTGATCATCGGCCTGAAGGATCAGATCCCGAACGACGCTCATTGCAGCGACCAGACGCAGGCAGAAGTGTATCCACATCACAGGCCACTCCTGCGATGTCCGCAGAAGGTGTAACGCCCCTTTGCACGTCTAGGGTCGGGCGGTGGCCTGGGGGCACCGTGGGAGATCGGGTGGAGATCCGCATCGATGGTCTCTCCCATGACGGCCAGGGGGTGGGACGCCATGACGGCATGGCCTGCTTCGTACCCGGCGCTCTGCCTGGCGAGCGGGTGGCGGTTCGGCTCCTGCACCGCGCCCGGCGGCACTGGCTCACGGCCCTGGAGGCGGTGCTGGAGACCTCTCTGTCCCGGCGTCGCCCGCCCTGCATCCTCGCCGACCACTGCGGCGGCTGCAGCCTGCAGCATCTCCGTGATGACCTCCAGTCCCGCTGGAAGGGAGAGCGGGTGCAGGAGGCCCTCGAGCGGATCGGTGGGCTGACGACTCCGGTGGAAGCCGTGGTGGCGGCCCCCGCCTGTCTCGGCTACCGCAACCGCGCCATCGTCCCGCTGGAGCGCCGCGCGGATGGATCCCTGCGCGCCGGCTACTACCGCCGCGGTACCCACCGCATCGTCAACATGAACCACTGTCCGGTGCTGGATCCGCGCCTGGACGCCCTCATTGCCCCGCTCAAGCAGGACCTGGAGGCCAGTGGCTGGCCCGTGGACCGGGAGCTGGAAGGGCAGGGTGGACTGCGCCATCTGGCGCTGCGCCTGGGCCACCACACCGGCGAGGTGCTGCTGACCCTGGTGAGCAGCCATGCCGAGCTCGAGGGGCTGGCCAGCCGGGCCGAGGCCTGGCGGACGCGCTGGCCCCAGATCGTGGGCGTGACCCTAAACCTGCAGCCCCAGCCCACCAACACCCTGCTCGGTCCCCACACCGAACTGGTGGCCGGCCGCAGCTGGCTGCGCGAGCGCTTCTGCGGTGAGGAGCTGAGGATCGCCAGCGACACCTTCTTTCAGGTGAACACAGCCCAGGCCGAACGGGTGCTTCCCTCTCTCCAGCACGCTCTGGAGGGGCTGACTCCGGGGCTCCTGGTGGACGCCTACTGCGGGATCGGCACCTTCAGCCTGCCCCTGGCCCGAGGGGGCTGGCGGGTGCATGGCCTGGAGCGCAACCCGGAGGCCGTCCGGCTGGCAGCGCTCAATGCGTCAATCAATGGGCTCTCAGAGCTGGCCAGTTTCGAGGCCGGGGATGTGGCCGCGTTGCTGCCGCCCTGGCTGCCCCGCTGCCAGGCCTTGTTCCTGGATCCTCCCCGCCGCGGACTCGATGGGGCTGTGATGGCGGCGCTGCAGGCTTCGTCTCCCCCCCTGCTCCTGTACCTGAGTTGCGATCCGGCCACGCTGGCACGCGATCTGGGTCTGCTCACCCGATCCTGCGGCTACACCGTCAGCCGGGTGCAGCCCCTGGATTTCTTCCCCCAGACCAGCCACATCGAAACCCTGGCGGTGCTGCGCCGTGCGGAGCCCTCCTCCTGAGGCAGATGGCCTGAAACGAGATGGGGGCCTGAACAGGGATGGCAGTCCCTTGGGACTCCAGGACGCCGGCTCAGCTGCGCAGCTTGGCACCGAGCTGCTGTTCCAGGGCCGCCTGAATCCGGCCGTGCGCCATTTCCAGATCACTGTCGGTGAGGGTGCGCTCAGGGTCGCGGTAGCGCAGCCGGAAGGCCTGGCTGCATTCTCTCTCTCCCAGCTGATCCCCTTCGTAGCGGTCCACCAGTTCCACGTGCTCCAGCAGCGGCTTGCCGGCCTTGCGGATCACCTGGAGCAGGTCCGCCGCCAGCGTGTTCACCGGCACCACCAGCGCCAGATCCCGCTCCGCCGACGGCACGGTGGGAAAACTGCGGAATGCCGGTTGCCAGCGGTTGGGCCGGGTGGCCGCCGTGAGCAACGGCGGCAGCTGCAGCTGGAACAGGTAGGTGGCGGTGGGCAGCTCCTGGCCTTCGGCGGTGGCGGGGTGAAGCTGTCCGAACCAGCCCAGGGGCCGTCCCTCCACCACGATCTGGCAGCCGCGACCGGGATGGAGCAGGTCGTTCCCGGTGAGAGGCCGGTCTTCGCTCGGGATCCGTAGCGCGGCAAGGGCCTGCTGCAGGACACCACGGGCCCTGAAGTAGTCCGGCGCCTGGGGTTTGCCGCTGCTGGTCCAGCGCTCGGAGCGGTTCTCGCCACAGATCACACCCACCAGCTGCTGGCTCTGGCTGCCGGCGCCATCGAAGACGGCCCCGATCTCAAAGCCCCAGAATCCGGGCTGGCCGCACTGGAGATTGCGACGCGCCGCGGCCAGCAGCTCGCTGTGCAGCTCATCGCGCAGATGGCCGTAGTCGGCGAGCAGCGGGTTGGCCAGGGGCAGGCGGCCTTCGGCCTCAGCCACGAGGGACAGGCTGCAGAGCTCCTGCAGGCCGGCCGCGCACAGAGCCCGCCGCAGCCGCCGCTCCGCCTGCTGGGAAGGATCCAGTCCGCCCGGTTCAACCGGATCGGGCAGATGACAGGCGAAGCGGTCGTAGCCCACGAGCCGCGCCACTTCCTCGATCAGATCCACTTCGCGCTGCAGATCCGTGGCCCGCGATGGCGGCACCTGCACCTGCCAGCCCTCGCCGCTCTCCTCGAGGGAACAGCCGAGGGCCTCCAGGGTCTGCCCGATCCGGTCGTCGTCCAGATCCTCCGGGCCCTGCTCGCCCAGCACCGGTCCGAGCATGTTGTGGAGGGCGTCCCGGCGCAGCGGTATGCGTTCCGGCGGCTTACCCGGCCGCTGATGCACCCAGCGGCCCTGAACCTCTGCACCCGTGAGCTCCTGCAGCAGCTGGCAGGCCCGGTCGCTGGCCACCAGCGTCGATTCGGCCGGCAGACCCTTCTCAAAGCGGCTGCTGGCTTCCGTGCGCAGTCCCACGCTGCGGGCGGAGCGACGCACGTCCCGGGGAGCGAACACCGCGGCCTCCAGCCAGATCGCACCGGTGCCGGCATCCACCGCCTCGCCCTGGCCCCCCATGAGTCCGGCCAGGGCGATCGGCCGGTCCTGGTAGGTCACCACCAGGGCCTCCGCATCCAGCTGCCGCTCCTCCTTGTCCAGGGTGGTGAGGCGCTCGCCCGGGCGGGCCTGCCGCAGCCCGATCCCGCCTGGGTCGGGGTTGCCGCCTCCCAGGGCCGCCACCCGGTCGCGGTCGAAGGCGTGCAGGGGCTGACCCGTTTCCAGCATCACCAGGTTGGTGATGTCCACCACATTGTTGATGGGCCGGATTCCGGCCTTCTGCAGGCGCTGCTGCAGCCAGCGGGGCGACGGCGCCACGCGGACCCCCTCGAGGGCGGTGAGGCTGAACAGCCCACCGCGCTCCATGGTCTGGCGATCGGCCGCCGCCACCACCAGCGGTTCGGCGTGACAGGCCTGGGGCACGGCCGCCAGGGTGGTCTTCAGCCCCAGCAGGGCCGCCACCTCCCTGGCCATGCCCTGCATCGACAGTCCGTCCGGCCGGTTGGCGGTGATGGCCAGCTCCAGCACGGTGTCATCCAGCCCCAGGCTCGGACCCACCGGAGTACCCGGCGGTGGCACCAGCTCCAGCAGGTCATCGAGCACGGCGATCCCGGCCGAGCCCTCCTCCAGGCCGAGTTCGCTGAGGGAGCAGATCATGCCGCTGCTGGCCACGCCCCGGAGGGTGGCCGGTTTGATTGTGAGATCCACCGCCGGCAGCCGGGTACCCACCAGGGCCACGGGCACGTGGATGCCCTGCCGCACGTTGGCTGCGCCGCACACGATCTGAAGGGTGTCCGTGGCGCCCACATCCACCTGGCACACGCTCAGCTTGTCGGCGTCGGGGTGGGGCGCCCGCTCCTTCACCAGACCCACCACCACGCCGTCAGCCTGGGCGGCAAGGTCATCGATCGCCTCCACCTCGAAGCCGGCGATCGACAGCCGCTCGGCCAGGTCCGCCGTTTCGGGCCAGGATCCGGACGCCGCCGCAGGCCCGCCCACCAGCTCGCGCAGCCACTGGAGCGATACCCGCATGGTGTCCGTCGTGCGTCAGTGACGGCGGATCCTAGGGACGCGTGGCTTTGCACCCCGCCGGCGGAGGCAGGGTGCAGGACCCTTCAGGACGTATGGTGCGACATTGTCCTTTCGCATCGCTCACGCGGCGCAACGTCCTTCATGGCTAAGAACAAGGGCGTCCGGATCGTGATCACCCTCGAGTGCACGGAATGCCGGTCCAACCCCGCCAAGCGGTCTCCTGGTGTGTCCCGCTACACCACCGAGAAGAACCGCCGCAACACCACCGAACGGCTGGAGCTGAAGAAGTTCTGCCCGCATTGCAACAAGTCGACCGTTCACAAGGAAATCAAGTGAGCGCGTTGCTCCGCTGATCGAACGCCGTGCTCCGCTGATCCGCTTCGGATCACGGTTTCTGCCATCGGCTGTGTCTGCCAATGGCCTTGTCTGCCACTGGCTTCTTCTGCCACTGGCCTCCTCTGCAATCGGCCTCCTTCCAGACCTTCTCCTCTCCTGTCATGTCCAGCTCCTTCTTCAAGAAGCGCCTGTCTCCCATCAAGCCGGGCGATCCGATCGACTACAAGGACGTCGATCTGCTCAAGAAATTCATCACCGAACGCGGCAAGATCCTGCCCCGCCGGCTCACGGGCCTGACCGCCAAGCAGCAGCGTGATCTCACCAATGCCGTGAAGCGCGCCCGCATTGTGGCTCTGCTCCCGTTCGTGAATCCCGAAGGCTGAGCCCCTGGCCACGCCCGCATTCCATCCCGGCGATCTCGTCGGCGTCAAGGACGAGCGGGGTGCCCACCTGGCGGTGGTGCTCAGGGAGCATGGCTCCAAGCTCGATCTCAGCGTCGGCTTCCAGCATCGGCACCAGTCCCTGCCGCGGCGGTCTGCATCGCTCCTGGCACCCCTGCCTGGAACCGCAGACCCGCCGGGCCGTCTCGGCCTGCCCCCGTGGGCCTTCGACGAGCAGGAGCTGGCCGCTGCCCTGCCCCGCCGGCGGGACTTTGCGGCGGCCTGGCTCCTGCTCGTCGACGACGGGCAGAGCTGGAGTCTCCCCGACTGGGTGGAGCTGGTGTGCAGTCGCCGGGATCCGATCGTGCTGGCGGCCTGCTGGCTGTGGCTGCAAGGGCCCCAGCAGCTGTTCCGGTTGCGGCAGCAGGGCATCACCGCCCGCCCGGCCGAGGACCTGCGCCAGCTGCGCCGAGACCTGCACCGCCAGGCGCTGGAGCTGCGCTGCGAGCAGCTGTGGCATGAGGCCCTGGCACGGCGGCAGCCGCTGCAGCGCTCGATGCTCGGCCCACCGCAACAGCGCGAGCTGGAACAGCTGCTCGCCCTGGCGGCGGGGCAGGAGGCCCCGGAGCTGCCGCCGGGCCTGCGGCGGGCGCTCCAGGCCGCCCACTGTGCCGCCGACAGTGGTGCCGTCAGGCATCTGCTCGTGGATCTGGGCCAGTGGGATCCCCACCATCTGCCCTCCCTGCACGCCACCACCTGGGAGACCGGGTTCAGCGCCGACCTGGAGGCCGAAGCCCGGCGCCTGATCGATCGGGCTGACGGTCCATGTGCGGGCGATGGGGATCGCCTCGACCTCACCGCCCTGCACTGCGTCACGATCGACGACGCCGACACCCGCGACATCGATGACGCCATCGGGCTGGAGCGCTGTGCGGATGGCCTGCTGCGCCTGTGGATCCACATCGCCGATCCCGGCCGCCTGGTGGCGCTGGACTCCCCCCTGGATGTGGAGGCGCGCCGCCGCGGCAGCAGTCTCTACCTGGCCAGCGGCACCCTGCCGATGTTCCCTGAGGCCTTGGCCACCGGACCCCTGAGCCTCGTCGCCGGCCGGCGCAACGCGGCCTGGAGCCTGGGGCTGGAGCTGGACGGAGAGGGCGCCATCACGGCCACCCGCCTGGCGCGCAGCTGGGTGCGCCCCACCTACCGGCTCAGCTATGCCGATGCCGACGAGCTGATCGACCTGGCTCCGCCCGAGGATCCCGATCTGGCCGAGCTTCATGGCCTGTTGGAGCGCCGCCGCCGCTGGCGGCTGGCCAGGGGTGCCATCCAGATGGATCAGCCGGAAGGGCGGATCCGCGTGCGCGACGGGGAGCCCGAGCTGGAGATCACCGAGCCCAGCCCCTCGCGACTGATGGTGGCGGAGGCCATGATCCTTGCCGGTGCTGCGGTGGCCGCCCATGGCCAGGAGCACCACCTGGCGCTTCCCTACCGCAGCCAGCTGCCGGCCGAGCTGCCGCGCCCCAGCGAGCTCGAGGCACTGCCGGCAGGCCCGGTGCGCCACGCCGCGATCAAGCGCTGCCTCAGCCGCGGCCATACCGGAGCCGTGCCCAGCGCCCACTTCAGCCTCGGCCTGCCGGCCTATGTGCAGGCCACCTCTCCGATCCGCCGCTATGGCGACCTGGTGGTGCAGCGTCAGCTGCTGGCCGTGCAGGAGGGCCGGCCTCCGCTGGATGCCGAGGCCCTGCAGGCCCTGCTGGACCAGCTGGAGGATCCGATTCGCCAGGGGCTGCAGATCAGCCGGGAAGACCAGCGCCACTGGCAGCAGGTGTGGTTCTCCCGCCACCGGTCCCGTCAGTGGTCCGCCCAGTTCCTGCGTTGGCTGAGGGCCCAGGACGGACTGGGCCTGGTCCACCTCGAGGACCTCGCCATGGATCTGGCGGCCCACTGCCCGGCGGACGCGGAGCCGGGGGACGCCCTGATCGTGCGGGTGCAGCTGGTGGACCCGCTCCGGGATCAGCTGCGTCTGGTCGCCAGCGCCTGAGGTCCGCCGCGGGGCCCGTCAGACAGCCAGGCGCGAGAGCCGCAGCCACGGCCCCCAGGGGTTGGCGCAGCCCACCAGGCGTGCGGCGCGCGGCGCCTCCAGCTGCTGCAGCCAGCGGTGCAGCGCCGGCTCCAGGGTGATCACGGGCCAGGCCCCCGACTCCGTCTCCAGGGTGTAGCGGCCGGCCGTATCGCTGCGCAGCCACCCCTCCCAAAGCCGTTCGTGGGGTTCGGGCGGTGCTCCCGTCCAGCCCGGGTCCAGACGGCCCAGGCCCTCGGCAGCGGTGCTGGCGGCGAGCGTGCCATCGCCGCCGAGCAGCGAAGGATCCTGCAGCGCCGCCAGCTGGCGCTGGCGCCAGTCCGGGTGGTGCCAAGGCGTGTCCCAGAGGGGCAGGGGGCCGGCCGGTGCCTGCCCATCCAGCACCAGCGCCCTCTGGAGCTGGAGCACCGGCAACTGGGCCGGCAGGCAGCCCTGCCGCTGGCACAGCGCCGCCGCCAGTCCCGCGGCCTGGCCCACATTGAGCACCAGGGGCTGCAGGCGGGTGGCGCCGTTGGCCATGTGGCTCGTGCTGATGGCCTTGTCGGCCGCCATCAGATTCGCCGTGTCCCGGCTCACCAGGGCGCTGAAAGGGATGCAGAACGGGGTGCCGGTCCAGCGGCCTCCCCACGGACAGCTCTTCGGCGCCAGGGGCCAGTCGTCTCCTGGGTAGTGGTGGTCATTGGCGTAGTTGCCCACGGCCACCGCCTCCATTGTTCCGTCGTGCCAGGGCAGGGGGGCCAGCCGGGCACCGCTGCCGACGGGCAGGAGCTGCTGCTCGATCACCGTGCTCAAGCCCTTCAGGCGCCTGCCTTCGCGCCAGTAGGGCATCAGGGCCAGTGGCGAGGGCCCCTGCAGGCTGGCCTCGGCGACTGATCGCGGATACACCTGCGCCAGCTTGATCCAGCCGCCGCTCGCCTGTTCCAGCGCGGTCGCGAAGGCCAGGCTGTGCGCCTGCATCGCCCGCTCCAGCGCCCGCTGGCGGCCTTGATCGGGGTTGAACGCTGCCGCGAGGCCCTCGTGCCAGTCGTTGCCGTGCAGGGGCCAGTTCAGCATCACCAGACCGCCGGGCAGGCGGCCGTAGGTGATGGTGCGCTCCAACCCGAAGCTGGCCGTGGCGCCGGCGAAGGGCTCCGGCAGCGGCCGCTCTTCGCCCCGCCGCGGGGCCTCGTGCTGCAGCTGTCCCATCGCCACCCAGGTCGGTGACTGCACCGGCTGCTCGGTGAAGAAGGACTCGGTGGCGATCGCGCCGGCGGTGGGAGCGCTCGGCTCCTGCCACCGTTCCTTTGCCTCCCACCCGAGCCGGTAGCCCGCCCCGGCCAGGGCGATCAGCTCCCCGCGGTCGCTGCCGTCGATCACGATCCCGT
This sequence is a window from Cyanobium sp. PCC 7001. Protein-coding genes within it:
- the rlmD gene encoding 23S rRNA (uracil(1939)-C(5))-methyltransferase RlmD, giving the protein MGDRVEIRIDGLSHDGQGVGRHDGMACFVPGALPGERVAVRLLHRARRHWLTALEAVLETSLSRRRPPCILADHCGGCSLQHLRDDLQSRWKGERVQEALERIGGLTTPVEAVVAAPACLGYRNRAIVPLERRADGSLRAGYYRRGTHRIVNMNHCPVLDPRLDALIAPLKQDLEASGWPVDRELEGQGGLRHLALRLGHHTGEVLLTLVSSHAELEGLASRAEAWRTRWPQIVGVTLNLQPQPTNTLLGPHTELVAGRSWLRERFCGEELRIASDTFFQVNTAQAERVLPSLQHALEGLTPGLLVDAYCGIGTFSLPLARGGWRVHGLERNPEAVRLAALNASINGLSELASFEAGDVAALLPPWLPRCQALFLDPPRRGLDGAVMAALQASSPPLLLYLSCDPATLARDLGLLTRSCGYTVSRVQPLDFFPQTSHIETLAVLRRAEPSS
- a CDS encoding RNB domain-containing ribonuclease, whose protein sequence is MVLREHGSKLDLSVGFQHRHQSLPRRSASLLAPLPGTADPPGRLGLPPWAFDEQELAAALPRRRDFAAAWLLLVDDGQSWSLPDWVELVCSRRDPIVLAACWLWLQGPQQLFRLRQQGITARPAEDLRQLRRDLHRQALELRCEQLWHEALARRQPLQRSMLGPPQQRELEQLLALAAGQEAPELPPGLRRALQAAHCAADSGAVRHLLVDLGQWDPHHLPSLHATTWETGFSADLEAEARRLIDRADGPCAGDGDRLDLTALHCVTIDDADTRDIDDAIGLERCADGLLRLWIHIADPGRLVALDSPLDVEARRRGSSLYLASGTLPMFPEALATGPLSLVAGRRNAAWSLGLELDGEGAITATRLARSWVRPTYRLSYADADELIDLAPPEDPDLAELHGLLERRRRWRLARGAIQMDQPEGRIRVRDGEPELEITEPSPSRLMVAEAMILAGAAVAAHGQEHHLALPYRSQLPAELPRPSELEALPAGPVRHAAIKRCLSRGHTGAVPSAHFSLGLPAYVQATSPIRRYGDLVVQRQLLAVQEGRPPLDAEALQALLDQLEDPIRQGLQISREDQRHWQQVWFSRHRSRQWSAQFLRWLRAQDGLGLVHLEDLAMDLAAHCPADAEPGDALIVRVQLVDPLRDQLRLVASA
- the apcD gene encoding allophycocyanin subunit alpha-B gives rise to the protein MSVVRDLILQADDQLRYPSGGELRSMVDYLSGGAQRLSVVRVLTDNEKKIIDEAAKQLFSRKPDYVAPGGNAYGQKQRAQCLRDYSWYLRLVTYGVLAGSTEQIQEIGLVGAREMYNSLGVPMPGMVEAMRTLKDAALSLLGTEEAAMAAPYFDYLIQGMQTPT
- the rpmG gene encoding 50S ribosomal protein L33 — protein: MAKNKGVRIVITLECTECRSNPAKRSPGVSRYTTEKNRRNTTERLELKKFCPHCNKSTVHKEIK
- the rpsR gene encoding 30S ribosomal protein S18; protein product: MSSSFFKKRLSPIKPGDPIDYKDVDLLKKFITERGKILPRRLTGLTAKQQRDLTNAVKRARIVALLPFVNPEG
- a CDS encoding FAD-dependent oxidoreductase, yielding MQDERYPVVVWGGGTGGVAAALQAGRSGTATLLLTPGAWLGGMVSAAGVCCPDGNELTPWQTGLWGALLRELARREPEGLDHNWVSCFGYRPATAEAILREWVAAVPQLDWWPNTRLLAVKRQQDRVERLVVERPAASQYAGQPVTLHTRDGIVIDGSDRGELIALAGAGYRLGWEAKERWQEPSAPTAGAIATESFFTEQPVQSPTWVAMGQLQHEAPRRGEERPLPEPFAGATASFGLERTITYGRLPGGLVMLNWPLHGNDWHEGLAAAFNPDQGRQRALERAMQAHSLAFATALEQASGGWIKLAQVYPRSVAEASLQGPSPLALMPYWREGRRLKGLSTVIEQQLLPVGSGARLAPLPWHDGTMEAVAVGNYANDHHYPGDDWPLAPKSCPWGGRWTGTPFCIPFSALVSRDTANLMAADKAISTSHMANGATRLQPLVLNVGQAAGLAAALCQRQGCLPAQLPVLQLQRALVLDGQAPAGPLPLWDTPWHHPDWRQRQLAALQDPSLLGGDGTLAASTAAEGLGRLDPGWTGAPPEPHERLWEGWLRSDTAGRYTLETESGAWPVITLEPALHRWLQQLEAPRAARLVGCANPWGPWLRLSRLAV
- the pheT gene encoding phenylalanine--tRNA ligase subunit beta, coding for MRVSLQWLRELVGGPAAASGSWPETADLAERLSIAGFEVEAIDDLAAQADGVVVGLVKERAPHPDADKLSVCQVDVGATDTLQIVCGAANVRQGIHVPVALVGTRLPAVDLTIKPATLRGVASSGMICSLSELGLEEGSAGIAVLDDLLELVPPPGTPVGPSLGLDDTVLELAITANRPDGLSMQGMAREVAALLGLKTTLAAVPQACHAEPLVVAAADRQTMERGGLFSLTALEGVRVAPSPRWLQQRLQKAGIRPINNVVDITNLVMLETGQPLHAFDRDRVAALGGGNPDPGGIGLRQARPGERLTTLDKEERQLDAEALVVTYQDRPIALAGLMGGQGEAVDAGTGAIWLEAAVFAPRDVRRSARSVGLRTEASSRFEKGLPAESTLVASDRACQLLQELTGAEVQGRWVHQRPGKPPERIPLRRDALHNMLGPVLGEQGPEDLDDDRIGQTLEALGCSLEESGEGWQVQVPPSRATDLQREVDLIEEVARLVGYDRFACHLPDPVEPGGLDPSQQAERRLRRALCAAGLQELCSLSLVAEAEGRLPLANPLLADYGHLRDELHSELLAAARRNLQCGQPGFWGFEIGAVFDGAGSQSQQLVGVICGENRSERWTSSGKPQAPDYFRARGVLQQALAALRIPSEDRPLTGNDLLHPGRGCQIVVEGRPLGWFGQLHPATAEGQELPTATYLFQLQLPPLLTAATRPNRWQPAFRSFPTVPSAERDLALVVPVNTLAADLLQVIRKAGKPLLEHVELVDRYEGDQLGERECSQAFRLRYRDPERTLTDSDLEMAHGRIQAALEQQLGAKLRS